One Maribacter dokdonensis DSW-8 genomic region harbors:
- a CDS encoding DUF2914 domain-containing protein: MKKTLARYRNSAFRSFIRKHTKYAPILFFIGGFIFDTLTLGRIDRTYDLTVLCLHMTSLSITLYLYNLVDDGKWQGTLLERYEEYLPLAIQFFFGGLSSAYVIYFSRSVSLSKTASFFIILVLLLIANEFLKKRISNKYLQFGVYYFISFTFFTFMIPVFLKELNSTIFLISGAVSLVSTLVLLTFIYGKSPSTRKEIKLGKMIFIIIAIYGLINLFYFLRLIPPVPLALDKGIVAHNVVQKNGNYEVTYESEESHIFWRKHKLDFSYSSDQRVYIFSSIFAPTDLKKSIFHRWRKYNELTNEWVTVEDIGYDITGGRDGGFRGYTYKSNITPGEWEVQVLTEEEQVLGVIGFNIVLNTHPKPLKLKTSKF; this comes from the coding sequence ATGAAAAAGACCCTTGCCAGATATAGAAATAGCGCTTTTAGAAGCTTTATTAGAAAGCACACTAAGTATGCCCCTATTCTTTTCTTTATTGGTGGTTTTATTTTTGACACCCTAACCTTAGGTCGTATTGACCGTACCTATGATTTAACGGTTTTATGTTTGCATATGACATCGTTATCCATCACACTATACTTATATAATTTGGTAGACGATGGCAAATGGCAGGGCACCTTACTAGAACGATATGAAGAATATCTACCGCTGGCCATTCAGTTCTTTTTTGGGGGATTATCAAGTGCCTATGTCATCTATTTTTCAAGAAGTGTGTCTTTATCCAAAACGGCATCATTCTTTATTATACTTGTTTTATTACTAATTGCCAATGAGTTTCTAAAAAAACGAATCTCCAACAAATATTTACAATTTGGGGTGTACTACTTTATTAGCTTCACTTTTTTTACGTTCATGATTCCCGTATTTCTAAAAGAGCTCAATTCTACGATATTTTTAATATCCGGTGCAGTTAGCTTAGTAAGCACTTTAGTGTTGCTTACGTTCATTTATGGCAAAAGCCCAAGTACGCGTAAAGAAATAAAGCTAGGCAAAATGATCTTCATTATCATTGCCATATACGGTTTGATCAATCTTTTCTATTTTTTAAGATTGATACCACCGGTTCCCTTGGCGTTGGATAAAGGAATAGTAGCCCACAACGTTGTTCAAAAAAATGGCAACTATGAAGTAACCTATGAGTCTGAAGAATCACACATATTTTGGCGCAAACACAAACTAGATTTTAGTTATTCTTCAGACCAACGTGTGTATATATTTTCTTCCATTTTTGCTCCTACAGATTTAAAGAAGTCAATATTTCATCGATGGAGAAAATACAATGAACTTACCAATGAATGGGTAACGGTAGAAGATATTGGCTATGATATTACGGGTGGTAGAGATGGTGGTTTTAGAGGCTATACGTATAAATCAAATATTACTCCCGGTGAATGGGAAGTACAAGTACTGACCGAAGAAGAACAAGTGTTAGGCGTTATTGGTTTCAATATAGTCTTGAACACCCATCCAAAACCATTAAAACTTAAGACTTCAAAATTTTAA
- a CDS encoding YkgJ family cysteine cluster protein, producing MSIYHKVRAVDRMFYQLEKELGSFQKSTGLGCVANCGNCCLKPDINATVLEFLPLAYHLFKQGVAETWLQDLEQNTSTKLCPVLNKLIAPGAKGFCSEYAHRGLICRLFGFSAMLHKNNTPTLVTCKPIKEQKPQAVVMAEIHISSKKNYPLISNYYMQLRSIDESLGAELFPIRIAIAKALQVVLGYYAYRRPPRYRKVA from the coding sequence GTGAGTATATACCATAAAGTTCGAGCGGTAGACCGTATGTTCTACCAATTGGAAAAGGAGTTGGGCTCCTTTCAAAAATCCACAGGTTTAGGCTGCGTAGCCAATTGCGGAAATTGCTGCTTAAAACCGGATATTAATGCCACAGTGCTAGAATTTTTACCCCTAGCCTATCATCTTTTTAAACAAGGTGTAGCAGAAACTTGGTTGCAAGATCTTGAACAAAATACCTCAACCAAACTATGTCCCGTTTTAAACAAACTAATTGCCCCTGGTGCAAAAGGATTTTGTTCAGAATATGCCCATCGGGGTCTAATTTGCAGACTATTTGGTTTTTCTGCCATGTTGCATAAAAACAATACCCCTACTTTAGTAACCTGTAAACCTATAAAGGAACAAAAGCCGCAAGCCGTTGTAATGGCAGAAATTCATATTTCGTCCAAAAAGAACTATCCGCTTATTAGCAATTACTATATGCAATTACGTTCAATTGACGAATCATTGGGCGCCGAATTGTTTCCTATACGAATTGCCATAGCAAAAGCATTGCAAGTTGTTTTAGGTTACTACGCATACCGCAGACCACCGAGATATAGAAAAGTGGCTTAA
- a CDS encoding alpha/beta fold hydrolase, with product MKVYGISGLGADKRVFDYLNLNFELITIDWIIPLPSEPIESYAKRLSSIIDDSTDFCIIGVSFGGLIATEINKVLSPKKVILISSVHTKNELRSIYRRIGQLKIIRSIPVNLFNPPRFIAKYIMGANNAKLLYKILDDTDLYFVKWALHELTTWKNIAYKNNVIKINGTSDKLIPPRGITKMHLIENGEHFMIVDRAQEISELINLELQ from the coding sequence TTGAAAGTATACGGTATTAGTGGTTTGGGTGCCGACAAAAGGGTTTTTGATTACTTAAATCTTAATTTTGAACTTATTACAATTGATTGGATAATACCCTTACCCAGTGAACCCATAGAATCTTACGCAAAAAGGCTTAGTTCTATTATTGATGATAGTACTGATTTTTGTATAATCGGGGTTAGTTTTGGAGGATTAATTGCCACTGAAATCAATAAGGTATTATCACCTAAAAAAGTAATTCTCATTTCATCTGTCCATACAAAAAATGAATTAAGATCTATCTACAGAAGAATTGGACAATTAAAAATCATAAGATCCATTCCTGTTAATTTGTTCAACCCCCCTAGGTTTATTGCTAAGTATATTATGGGAGCCAATAATGCAAAATTATTATATAAAATATTAGATGATACCGATTTATATTTTGTAAAATGGGCATTACATGAATTAACTACTTGGAAAAATATTGCTTATAAAAACAATGTGATTAAAATAAACGGGACAAGTGATAAATTGATTCCTCCGCGAGGAATTACAAAAATGCACTTGATTGAAAATGGTGAACATTTTATGATTGTTGATAGGGCTCAAGAGATAAGTGAATTGATTAATTTAGAGCTTCAATAA
- a CDS encoding GAF domain-containing protein — protein MDNSKEIKSTIQSELEKDAPNWELLLKAILNHFDCSTGTLHFLDENKLLQLQSQVGIPEFLIPKLSTIPIGKGMAGIAAERRKPVEMCNLQTDDSGVARPSAKDTKVEGSLAAPLIYNETLYGTIGIAKPIPYDFTQDESDLIMEIGELLGKRLV, from the coding sequence ATGGATAATTCAAAAGAAATTAAATCAACCATACAATCAGAACTCGAAAAAGACGCTCCTAATTGGGAGCTTCTACTTAAGGCAATCTTGAATCATTTTGATTGTTCTACGGGTACCTTACATTTTTTGGATGAAAACAAACTATTACAACTTCAATCTCAAGTTGGTATTCCTGAATTCTTAATACCTAAATTATCTACCATTCCTATTGGTAAAGGCATGGCCGGTATTGCTGCTGAAAGAAGAAAACCTGTTGAAATGTGTAACCTACAAACAGATGATTCCGGTGTTGCCAGACCGTCTGCAAAAGACACCAAAGTTGAAGGTTCCTTAGCCGCTCCACTAATTTATAATGAAACACTTTATGGCACTATAGGTATCGCAAAGCCGATTCCCTATGATTTTACACAAGATGAATCAGATTTGATTATGGAGATAGGAGAACTATTGGGCAAAAGATTGGTTTAG
- a CDS encoding ThuA domain-containing protein, whose amino-acid sequence MKKIFNALLLGFALIIVSCGGNKREGEPKVLVFSKTMAFKHASIPAGVAAIQKLGLENGFAVDTTKNAELFTDENLKQYSAVIFLSTTGNVLDQYQEAAFERYIQAGGGYVGVHAAADTEYDWGWYNDLAGAQFLSHPRGMPNADFIIKDKNFVATQFFTDSVWNRTDELYNYKNINPDVNVLMTLDESSYEGGQNGDFHPIAWYHDYDGGRAFYTGGGHADASYSEDLFLKHLLGGIQYAIGENLVLDYGKTTSQIPPDADRFTKVTLSEGMFFEPTEMAVLPNGDVLVAQRRGEVMLYNDQTQELTEVLKLDVYSKTLNTPGVNAEEGLMGLQKDPDYANNHWIYLYYAPTGDQWVNRLSRFKFVDGKFDTDSEQVILDVDSQREICCHTGGSIAFGPDGLLYLSTGDNTTPFNEKGAKYVHSGFGPMNDIPGHEQYDARRSSGNTNDLRGKILRIKVKEDGSYDIPEGNLFPVGTEKTRPEIYTMGHRNPYRISVDMKRGYVYWGDVGPDARADSLGTRGPRGYDEMNQAKKAGNFGWPMFIGDNYAYNEYNYETGESGPEYDPAKPMNTSRNNTGLTELPPAMPAYVYYPYDDSQAFPQTATGGRNAMAGPTYYSDMFQGDEKLPSYYDGKVIIYDWMRGWMFAVHLDENGDFSKMEPFAPNIKVNNLIDMEVGPNGKIYLLEYGSGWFSQNANSALGYIQFNGGNRPPLIDNITVSETAGKTPLTVNATVEASDRENDAIKYIWDFGNGDTKETTEPKVSYSYTDAGAYKLKVTVADDKGTEVISESTGIIAGNSRPEVAIAIDGGAPAFYLPGQKISYDVSVTDPDGTAIDPNNIFVSVDYLEGMDKVAMSMGHQQVSAAVTGKALTQAMDCKTCHKEAEASIGPNYKDVAAKYKERRDALKYIQGKIKTGGNGVWGEVTMPAHPNITTDESRQIALYILSLNGDEKKEKSLPAKGTITAESSAPGNMLVITASYTDAGAEGTIPLTGSKTIAIPSSTVKFNDQMKLDGMQAMQFGGMDLLLINKAAGWFMLENMSLKGVKSVSLTAGWQEAPNMYFDFEIHENTPDGPLLGKGQMPSQQQGSQGTMITIPITGKVSGDGPYYITFNGEEGKELAQVALTGAVFK is encoded by the coding sequence ATGAAAAAAATCTTCAATGCGCTGCTTTTGGGCTTTGCGCTTATTATTGTCTCATGTGGTGGCAATAAACGAGAAGGAGAACCAAAGGTATTGGTGTTCTCTAAAACAATGGCTTTTAAGCATGCATCTATACCAGCGGGGGTTGCAGCAATCCAAAAGCTAGGATTAGAAAATGGATTTGCCGTAGATACTACCAAAAATGCAGAACTGTTTACTGATGAAAATTTAAAGCAATATTCAGCTGTTATCTTTTTAAGTACAACGGGTAATGTCTTGGACCAATACCAAGAAGCGGCTTTTGAGCGCTACATTCAAGCCGGTGGCGGTTATGTAGGTGTGCATGCTGCGGCAGATACTGAATATGACTGGGGTTGGTACAATGACTTAGCAGGAGCTCAATTTTTGAGTCACCCAAGAGGAATGCCAAATGCGGATTTTATTATCAAGGACAAGAATTTTGTCGCTACACAGTTTTTTACCGACTCTGTGTGGAACAGAACGGATGAATTGTATAATTACAAGAACATCAATCCAGATGTAAACGTATTAATGACTTTGGACGAATCTTCTTATGAAGGTGGGCAAAACGGAGATTTTCATCCCATAGCCTGGTATCATGATTATGATGGTGGACGAGCATTTTACACGGGTGGCGGACATGCCGATGCCAGTTATTCAGAAGACCTGTTCTTAAAACATTTATTAGGTGGTATTCAGTATGCCATTGGTGAGAACTTGGTATTGGATTATGGAAAAACTACTTCGCAAATACCACCAGATGCAGATCGTTTTACTAAGGTAACTTTAAGTGAAGGTATGTTTTTTGAACCTACCGAAATGGCAGTATTGCCCAACGGAGATGTCTTAGTGGCTCAACGTAGGGGAGAGGTAATGCTGTATAATGATCAAACGCAAGAGCTTACAGAGGTTCTAAAGTTAGATGTGTACAGTAAAACATTGAATACGCCCGGTGTAAATGCCGAAGAAGGCTTAATGGGCTTGCAGAAAGATCCGGATTATGCAAACAATCACTGGATCTATTTATACTATGCACCAACAGGTGATCAGTGGGTCAACCGTTTATCACGTTTTAAATTTGTAGATGGTAAGTTTGATACGGACTCTGAGCAAGTAATTTTAGATGTAGATAGTCAAAGAGAAATTTGCTGCCATACAGGTGGTTCTATAGCGTTTGGACCAGATGGTTTACTTTATTTGTCTACAGGTGATAATACAACGCCATTTAACGAAAAAGGGGCTAAATATGTTCATAGTGGTTTTGGACCAATGAATGATATACCAGGTCATGAACAGTATGATGCTCGCCGTTCATCAGGTAACACCAATGACCTACGTGGTAAGATTTTAAGAATTAAAGTAAAAGAAGATGGTTCTTATGATATTCCAGAAGGAAACTTGTTTCCTGTAGGTACGGAAAAGACCAGACCGGAAATCTATACTATGGGACATAGAAACCCGTACAGAATTTCGGTAGATATGAAAAGGGGTTATGTATACTGGGGAGATGTTGGTCCAGATGCAAGAGCGGATAGTTTAGGCACAAGAGGTCCTAGAGGATATGACGAAATGAACCAGGCCAAAAAGGCAGGGAATTTTGGTTGGCCCATGTTCATTGGCGATAACTATGCCTATAATGAATACAATTACGAAACAGGTGAGAGCGGACCGGAGTATGATCCAGCCAAACCAATGAATACCTCACGCAACAATACGGGATTAACGGAATTGCCACCGGCAATGCCAGCCTATGTTTATTATCCTTATGATGATTCACAAGCTTTTCCACAAACGGCAACAGGAGGTAGAAATGCCATGGCCGGACCTACCTATTATTCAGATATGTTTCAAGGCGATGAAAAACTGCCAAGCTATTACGATGGAAAAGTTATTATTTACGATTGGATGCGTGGTTGGATGTTCGCTGTTCATTTAGATGAAAATGGGGATTTCAGTAAAATGGAACCGTTTGCTCCAAATATTAAGGTCAACAACTTAATTGATATGGAAGTAGGTCCAAATGGTAAAATTTACCTTTTGGAATATGGTAGCGGTTGGTTTTCACAAAACGCGAACTCGGCTTTAGGCTATATTCAATTTAACGGCGGAAATAGACCTCCGTTAATAGATAATATTACCGTAAGTGAAACGGCTGGTAAAACGCCGTTAACGGTAAATGCCACTGTTGAAGCAAGTGATCGTGAAAATGACGCTATAAAGTACATCTGGGATTTTGGAAACGGAGATACCAAAGAAACTACCGAGCCAAAAGTAAGTTATAGTTATACGGATGCCGGAGCCTACAAGCTAAAGGTAACTGTTGCGGACGATAAAGGAACCGAAGTTATAAGTGAAAGCACTGGTATTATTGCGGGTAATTCTAGACCGGAAGTTGCTATAGCTATAGACGGTGGCGCACCAGCTTTTTATCTACCGGGACAGAAAATTTCATACGACGTTTCGGTTACCGATCCAGATGGCACAGCTATAGATCCAAACAATATTTTTGTAAGTGTGGATTATTTGGAAGGCATGGATAAGGTTGCTATGAGTATGGGACACCAACAAGTATCGGCAGCGGTAACTGGTAAAGCCTTAACCCAAGCGATGGATTGTAAAACATGTCATAAAGAAGCAGAAGCATCCATTGGACCAAACTACAAAGATGTTGCCGCAAAATATAAAGAACGTAGAGATGCGTTAAAGTATATTCAAGGCAAAATCAAAACTGGTGGAAATGGTGTTTGGGGAGAAGTGACCATGCCGGCACACCCAAATATTACAACCGATGAATCTAGACAAATTGCTCTTTACATTCTATCCTTAAACGGAGATGAAAAGAAAGAAAAGTCGTTACCGGCAAAAGGTACAATTACGGCAGAATCATCTGCACCAGGTAACATGTTAGTGATAACGGCTAGTTATACCGATGCTGGGGCAGAAGGTACTATTCCGTTGACCGGTTCTAAGACCATTGCAATACCTAGCAGCACGGTAAAGTTCAATGATCAAATGAAATTGGACGGTATGCAAGCAATGCAGTTTGGTGGAATGGACCTATTGTTGATCAATAAGGCTGCCGGTTGGTTCATGTTGGAGAACATGTCATTAAAAGGAGTAAAGTCCGTTAGTTTAACTGCCGGATGGCAAGAAGCACCAAACATGTATTTTGATTTTGAAATACATGAAAACACTCCTGATGGTCCGTTGTTGGGCAAAGGTCAAATGCCATCACAACAACAAGGGTCACAAGGTACTATGATTACAATACCAATAACAGGTAAAGTATCGGGTGATGGTCCATACTATATAACCTTTAATGGCGAAGAAGGTAAAGAGTTGGCACAAGTAGCACTTACCGGAGCAGTATTTAAATAG
- a CDS encoding YdeI/OmpD-associated family protein, whose protein sequence is MLEIPELYFKNDTEFKNWLHNNHFDYKGIHLIFYSVAHENESMRWEEAVRVALCYGWIDSTVKSLGDGKRKQYFCPRKPKSVWSKVNKNHIKDLKSNGLMHEAGLASIKIAKENGSWTSLDDVENGVIPEALQIAFEKNSQAHTNFKNFTHSQRKSYLYWLNQAKREETKAKRIKEIIQHAHENIKYRNGGGWQAIKK, encoded by the coding sequence ATGTTAGAAATACCCGAACTATACTTTAAAAATGACACTGAATTCAAAAATTGGTTACATAATAATCATTTCGACTATAAAGGTATTCACCTGATCTTCTACTCCGTTGCCCACGAAAACGAAAGTATGCGCTGGGAAGAAGCTGTTAGGGTAGCACTTTGCTATGGATGGATTGACAGTACGGTAAAAAGTTTAGGTGACGGTAAGCGAAAACAATACTTCTGCCCAAGAAAACCCAAAAGCGTTTGGAGCAAGGTCAATAAAAATCATATTAAAGATTTAAAATCCAATGGCTTAATGCATGAAGCAGGATTAGCTTCGATTAAAATTGCAAAAGAAAATGGATCATGGACTTCTTTAGATGATGTTGAAAACGGAGTCATACCCGAAGCATTACAAATTGCTTTCGAAAAAAATAGCCAGGCACATACCAACTTCAAGAACTTTACCCATAGCCAACGCAAAAGCTACCTATATTGGTTAAACCAAGCTAAGCGAGAAGAAACCAAGGCGAAACGTATAAAGGAAATTATACAACATGCCCATGAGAATATCAAATATAGAAATGGCGGTGGTTGGCAGGCTATTAAAAAATGA
- a CDS encoding amidohydrolase family protein, protein MMSVLKMMKAIALCLLIAIVSCNKEKEVTYDTLIKNGAVINLEDGSVSTAHILISNNRITKITKDIDADHLKANTVIDATNKFIIPGFWDNHTHFRGGDSLIDTNKNFLKLFMANGITTVRDAGGDLTSSVLKWRKAIENKELIGPRIFTSGPKIDGPKGTWAGSLEVETEEDIITALDSLQAIPSDFVKIYDSRISGENYLKVIQESEKRGLITSGHMPFTVELDATINAGIDAVEHLYYIMKGCSSNEKEITQKLIDKEIGFWDAMPLLQSSYADSTALTTFGKLKRDNVFVVPTLHIGRVLSYLDEVDHADDDYLKYMGLGIQQTYKGRIDRVKNASAKQVADRKALDQFFGELAFNLNKNGVSLLAGSDSGAYNSFTYPGISLHKEMEAMVATGISPLDALKSSAYNGALFLKQDADYGSITEGKIADIVLLNSNPLENITNTQDIYMVLSNGNHHSKSDLDSLLTSAIVH, encoded by the coding sequence ATGATGAGCGTATTGAAAATGATGAAAGCTATTGCCTTGTGTTTACTCATAGCAATTGTAAGCTGTAATAAGGAGAAAGAGGTTACTTATGACACTTTGATCAAAAATGGTGCTGTCATCAATCTAGAAGACGGATCGGTCTCAACGGCACATATTTTAATTTCCAATAATAGGATTACCAAAATTACTAAAGACATTGATGCTGATCATCTAAAGGCCAATACGGTTATAGATGCCACAAATAAATTTATAATACCCGGTTTTTGGGATAATCACACCCATTTCAGGGGTGGAGATTCTTTAATTGATACCAATAAGAACTTTCTTAAGCTTTTTATGGCCAACGGAATTACCACGGTGCGTGATGCTGGCGGAGACCTAACCTCATCGGTTTTAAAATGGCGTAAGGCTATTGAAAACAAAGAACTTATTGGACCACGCATTTTTACATCTGGACCTAAAATTGACGGTCCAAAAGGTACATGGGCAGGTTCATTGGAAGTTGAAACCGAAGAAGATATTATCACTGCCTTAGATTCTTTACAAGCTATACCGTCTGACTTTGTAAAAATCTACGATAGCCGAATTTCTGGTGAAAATTATTTGAAGGTGATTCAGGAAAGCGAAAAACGTGGCTTAATTACTTCTGGACATATGCCCTTTACCGTTGAACTAGATGCTACCATTAATGCAGGTATAGATGCTGTAGAGCATTTATATTATATCATGAAAGGATGCTCAAGCAATGAAAAGGAAATCACCCAAAAACTGATAGACAAAGAAATCGGATTTTGGGATGCTATGCCCCTACTCCAGTCTTCATATGCCGACTCCACCGCTTTAACAACATTCGGCAAATTGAAAAGAGACAATGTATTTGTTGTTCCTACACTACACATTGGTAGGGTTCTTAGTTATTTGGATGAAGTTGACCATGCTGATGATGACTACTTAAAATATATGGGTCTTGGAATACAACAAACTTATAAAGGCAGAATTGACCGGGTAAAAAATGCTTCTGCAAAACAGGTTGCCGACCGAAAAGCACTAGATCAATTCTTTGGCGAACTGGCTTTTAACTTGAATAAAAACGGAGTATCACTTTTGGCGGGATCAGATAGTGGGGCTTACAATAGCTTTACCTACCCAGGCATATCATTACATAAAGAAATGGAAGCTATGGTTGCTACAGGAATTTCTCCGCTAGATGCCCTGAAATCATCAGCCTATAACGGAGCATTATTTTTAAAACAAGATGCGGACTATGGTTCTATTACCGAAGGTAAAATTGCCGATATTGTTTTACTCAACAGCAATCCGTTAGAAAATATTACAAACACACAAGATATTTATATGGTGCTATCCAACGGAAACCACCATTCCAAATCAGACCTGGACAGCCTTTTAACATCTGCTATTGTTCACTAA
- a CDS encoding metal-dependent hydrolase family protein has translation MKSFFIVLLFSCYLGFSQTLLKPDRVFDGTEMHENWVVLVEENLITYAGKLSGIDLPDHTTEIELKGTTLMPGIIEGHSHILLHPYNETDWNDQVLKESPVERAVRATVHVKNSLMAGVTTMRDLGAEGAGYTDVYVKKTIENGIIDGPRLLVAGPAIVATGAYGPKGFHDGVTVPLGAEATSGVDNCITTVRRQMGNGADLIKIYADYRWTPGADSKPTFLQEEINAMVATATTAGKYVVAHASTPEGMKRAILGGVETIEHGDGGTAEIFELMKEKGVGLCPTLAAGDAITQYRGWNKSTDPEPERIQQKRKSFKMALDSGVQIVFGGDVGVFPHGENYREMELMVDYGMKPLDVLISATSNNAKMFHLNQLGNLKKGFLADIIAVEGNPTKDISVMKNVSFVMKDGVVYKE, from the coding sequence ATGAAATCCTTTTTTATTGTCCTACTATTCTCTTGTTATCTTGGTTTTTCACAAACACTCTTAAAACCAGACCGAGTATTTGATGGTACGGAAATGCATGAAAATTGGGTGGTTTTAGTAGAGGAAAATCTAATAACATATGCCGGTAAATTATCTGGCATAGATCTACCTGACCATACAACTGAAATTGAATTAAAGGGAACTACTTTAATGCCCGGTATTATTGAAGGGCATTCCCATATTTTACTACACCCATACAACGAAACCGATTGGAACGACCAAGTTCTCAAAGAGTCTCCGGTTGAACGTGCCGTTAGGGCTACGGTACATGTAAAAAATTCTTTAATGGCAGGTGTAACCACCATGAGAGACCTTGGGGCCGAAGGTGCAGGTTATACAGATGTATACGTAAAGAAAACCATTGAAAACGGTATTATTGACGGACCGCGATTATTGGTTGCGGGACCTGCTATTGTAGCTACGGGCGCATACGGTCCAAAAGGTTTCCATGATGGCGTAACGGTACCCTTAGGTGCAGAAGCTACAAGTGGTGTTGACAATTGTATTACCACCGTTCGTAGGCAAATGGGTAACGGTGCAGATTTGATAAAAATTTATGCCGATTACCGATGGACACCGGGTGCCGATTCCAAACCTACATTTCTTCAGGAAGAAATAAATGCAATGGTGGCTACAGCTACTACTGCGGGCAAATATGTGGTTGCCCACGCCAGTACCCCAGAAGGCATGAAAAGAGCCATTCTTGGTGGTGTGGAAACCATTGAGCATGGCGACGGTGGTACAGCTGAAATTTTTGAATTGATGAAAGAAAAAGGTGTTGGCCTATGCCCTACCCTTGCCGCAGGTGATGCCATTACACAATATAGAGGTTGGAACAAAAGCACCGATCCTGAGCCGGAACGAATTCAACAGAAACGAAAATCATTTAAAATGGCGCTCGATTCTGGCGTGCAAATTGTTTTTGGTGGCGATGTAGGTGTTTTTCCTCATGGAGAAAATTATCGAGAGATGGAATTAATGGTAGATTATGGTATGAAACCCTTAGACGTTTTAATTTCCGCCACTTCTAACAATGCCAAAATGTTTCACTTAAATCAATTAGGAAACTTAAAAAAAGGCTTTCTAGCCGATATCATTGCCGTTGAAGGAAATCCTACCAAGGATATCTCCGTAATGAAGAATGTATCTTTTGTAATGAAAGATGGGGTGGTTTATAAGGAATAG
- a CDS encoding DUF998 domain-containing protein has translation MSNKLIAYIGILGVSLFAIAAIVGPLLIEDYSVVSQYISESFASNTEYGLYLQYFGYVPSGILLTMYCFSAPKKFPSSKLVVAGFFGLALFYGLGTTLVGLFPCDAGCPTDVMDSSLAQLIHNAVASLTYIFFPICLMGIGLGLKKSENYDRLSQIAIVTGIISGIFIFALFSNPESDYRGILQRIIETCFIIFIVSSALRITKDAGK, from the coding sequence ATGAGCAATAAGCTAATAGCGTATATAGGTATTTTAGGAGTTAGTTTATTTGCGATTGCCGCTATTGTTGGTCCGTTATTAATTGAAGATTACAGCGTAGTAAGTCAGTACATAAGTGAATCTTTTGCATCTAATACTGAATATGGATTGTATTTGCAATACTTCGGCTATGTACCAAGCGGAATTCTCCTAACTATGTATTGTTTTAGTGCTCCCAAAAAATTTCCAAGCTCAAAGTTAGTGGTAGCGGGATTTTTTGGTTTGGCACTTTTCTACGGATTGGGAACTACTTTGGTAGGATTATTTCCATGTGATGCCGGGTGCCCAACAGATGTAATGGACTCCAGCCTAGCTCAACTTATACATAATGCAGTAGCATCTTTAACGTATATATTTTTTCCTATTTGTTTGATGGGAATAGGGTTGGGTTTAAAGAAATCTGAGAACTACGATCGCTTATCTCAAATAGCGATTGTTACGGGAATCATCAGCGGTATTTTCATATTCGCGCTATTCTCAAATCCGGAATCTGACTATAGAGGTATTTTACAACGTATAATAGAAACCTGTTTCATCATATTTATAGTTTCTAGTGCGTTGAGAATTACCAAGGATGCGGGAAAATAG